The Triticum aestivum cultivar Chinese Spring chromosome 6D, IWGSC CS RefSeq v2.1, whole genome shotgun sequence genomic sequence TGATGAGCCTCCTCATCGACGTGCAATCGTTTGAAAACCGCGTGAAGCTGATGGATCAGAGGAGAGGGTCGAAGATGGGGCGAGTCACCATCTACCGGAACCGCGCTCTCGGACACGAGCATTTGATGGAAGATTACTTCGCGGAGGTACCTACATACCCTCCTCGTCTCTTccgcagaaggtaccgaatgcggcgTAGTTTGTTTGTGAAGATTGTCACCGATTGTGAGGCCGCCTCCTATTACTTTAAACGTCGTAGATCCGCCGCCGGTATCATGgggtttagtgcatatcaaaagatATCGGCGGCAATGCGGGTACTCGCTTATAGCATACCCGCGGATTATACTGACGAGTATCTTCGCTTatggcatgcattctttgggttGCCGGGAACACTCAATGATATCAATATCCTCAATAGATCTCCTTTGTTCAAAAGATTAATTTCTGGGGATGCTCCAGCTTGCAACTACAAAATCATGGACAATGAGTACTCAATGGGATACTATCTCACCGATGGCATCTATCCCGAATGGGCAACTCTTGTGAAGTCCATCAAGGAGAAAAATGGGGTGCCCTTAACAAGAAAAGAGGCTCATTTCACCAAGGCACAAGAGGCAGCCCGCAAGGATATTGAGAGAGCTTTCGGTGTTTTGCAAGCAAGGTTTGCCATAGTTCGTGGTCCAGCTCGGTTTTGGGACAAAAAAACcttggtgaacatcatgaaatgttGTGTGATTCTACACAACATGATCCTAGAGGATGAGAGAGGGTTAAACCTCCCTTGTTTCTATGACAATGTTGGTACCCGTGTGCAACCGGAAAGAAACCCTTCTCGCATACACGCTTTTCTTCAAGCACATCGTGAGATTGAGGATGCAACCACTCATGGTCGGCTCCGGGATGATCTAGTAGAGCACCACTGGCAGTTGGATGGGCGGCGCATTGGCCCATGATGTATCTTTGTTTTACTTTTCTATGTCCTATTTGATTCGTACAATTAGTGTAATTTGCTCAAACATTGTTGTAATAATttgaatgattattgttttattcggtgttgtaataataactagaatgattattgttttatgtcaaatgtgATGGAATTTATGATATGTGATATGATGAAATGTGATGAAATGTGTGATATATGAAATGACAGTTTTAAAGATTGGggttgaggcaaagactagaaccctcaaatccaacccttaaagcagtttaagggttgggtttgagggttctagtctttgcccctgtttttcaatcCTTAAAAGTGTCAAAAACTAGCACTTCTCAATCCTTAAAACTGCTataagggtttgagggtttgagagTTCTACTAGTAATGCTTTTAATGGGTCTTCTTTTGGCAAAGCAAAAGAGGGCATGAAGGTGGAGTCAAAAGCAGGAGCATCTCGCTAGAATTCTCATTGCCCATTCGAAAAAAAAAATATCTCAGTGCACGATGACGAGCCGGTGGTCGATCTATCATGCGAGTGACAGGACGCGGAGCGGGCATCCGGCCGGCGGCCGCCATGAAAGGCCACAGGAAATTGTGCGGCGCCGGGAGACGGGAGGTGCACGGTACACGGCCCGTGATTCCGGACTGTACGGCGCGGTGCGGGGCCCAGGTGGGTGGGCTTCGTGACAGTTCGCTGATTGTGTGGATAGACCACTGTGCTTGTCTCGCTTCCATTTCTTGGACACTCTTCTGGCCTGGGCAGTGCGAAAGGAAAACACAGCTCGGTCGGTCGACGAGTATTGGTGCTGCACACGCGGCACGCAGTAACTGCGGCGTGCATGCCGGTGATGCTCTGTATATGCTCCAGCTAGGTATCCATGCAGGAAAGCACGTCGTACGTGCCATACGTGTTACGAGTGCATGTGAAACGAGGGGCGTCGGCTGGCACAGGCAGGTAACTGTATGTCGTACGGGCAAATAGTACATGCATGCATGAGACGCTTCCGGTAGGTGAGCAGTGCATTAGTAGCATGCATGGGCCACCATGTCGGGGGAGGATACACATAGACGACACCATCGACTTAGACTAGTCATAGTGAAAGTAACTTAGGTGTAACATAACACGTTCCAAGACAATTTTATTTATGTGGCATGAAGTTAATGAGAAAAGAGATGCTTGTGgcaacataatatgttactgtaacacaGTGCTGGCGCCAGAAAATGAAGGCGGGGTATTCACCTAATTTTTTCCCTCTAAATATAGTATATGAACCAAACAACATACCACTAGCAATATATGAACAAAACAACACTAGCATAATGGTAGTACCAATATTTCAATGTATCACACCATAACAACATGAATACATAAGTACCTTTTGATTGATAAAGCGATGATATCCTTCTTAAAATATAACTTTGCGGTCGTCTTTCTGAAAGAGATTGATGACATCTTCTTCCTTCACTTGATTGTAAAATTCTCTCTCAACGAATGTAACTGGCGTGGACGTAGAAGTTAACTTTCTTGACATTGAAGATTTGTCCCACAACTCGAATAAGCTAATACCCTTCTTTTTCATCTACATCACTATCACATAAACAAAGTAAAATCAATGGCAATGTCGCATGTACCGGTGAACATtggacaaacaagcaatccaattTCAGTTTTACAAGCAATCATTGCAAAATCTTCAGATTTCTTTAAAAAACTAACAGAAAGTATAAAGTATACCTTGTTGGATGCTAAACTAGATGTAGATCAGTAGATGGATGCAGAATGTCCAGGGCGTAGCCGTGGAGATGAGCCAGGAGGGGCTGGGCGTCTACTTGGGCCGGGGAGCCAGGAGGCCGGAGGCGGACCGGCACCTAGCGGAGCCGCGCCGCCGCAGAGGCCACCGCAGAGCGCCAGAGGGTTGGAGGGCTTCTGGGCATGGGCGGGCCAGcaggggagggagagggcggccgaagGGGAGGGGACCGAGGGGTGAGGCGAGGGTGGAAGGAGAGGGCCGACCTGGCCGCCGGAAACGGACCTTATTCCAGGGGAAGCTGAATCAGGGGAGCTAGGTTTGGGAAGGGCAATACTGAATCGAGGGAGGAGACGAGCCACTCGCGCGCCTAGCCAAACGCTGACTCGGTCGTGTCTGCTCCCGTGCGTAGCTTCTTTTTTTACCGTGGCCCTATTCCTTCTACCGTATATGTACTAATTTTTTTTAAACGAAATACTTGGGTATTCCAGGGAAGTCCTAGGAAGACCCCAGCGCCGCCACTgctgtaacataacacaccccaaggtaaaatgggtttatatctcaattaatgaaggttTGCATGTTATCATCCGTATGTTACTAtcggctactcatagtggggagtatcatatactagtatcatgcatatgatactagtgtatgatactacctccatagtgcatagtattATAAAATAGTATCAtgcatgatcatatttattgcaatgcatgacacaaagtagcataacatttaacatgatatggtatctacctatgttactctaaccctctctctcttctttaattgtgtgccacataagcatgtttgctagtcccaagtgcatgggttatgttactcccactatggccagccttatgaATTTattaatatagactagtaacatatgcatgttactagtctaagttactccccactatgaccagccttaaatGGAGCAGCCGATCTCAAGTCATTGATTGATTGGTCCATGGGCCATGGCTGCCCAGTAGAGACGACTTTGATCAACATAGGCATGGTACGTCTGGTCAGCTGTCAGGTCTCACTGAGCTTAATCAACTAGCTGTTAGGAGTTAGACAAACCCACAACCACGGACGTTTGAACcgactagatgacccgttgcgccaatggcgcaaaggtcGAATGTAAGCTAATCGGTGTGAGAGTATGCTTTAACATATTATTGTTCAAAAAGAATAGCTTATATACATTGGTGGAATGTGTACAGGATCCATTGGGAAATCTTAATATGAGCTTGTAAGTGCTGCAGATATGATCACAGGGAATGTTTGATGCAAAATTAGTGTGAAAGCATGCATAAAAGGAAAGGTTGTTTTCTTCAGTCATAGTGTTATGAAAACAACAGTAGAAGAGGAGACCTTCACATATATACAATAAGCGATGGTAAACCGCTCTTGACCATAGAGACAACAATAAAATCTAAAGATCGTAGACTACATCATAGACTACTTTTCACCATAGAGGCAGCAAGGAAGGACTAAAGTCTATACATATCTTGCTGAGAGTAGTCCAAAATGGGAAAGATGCTGGTCTGATAGATATGAAACAAAAGGTGTTTGTTGCAGTAACCGATGAAGCACGCTGGCCAGGATACATTCAGCAAAGTTTACCAGAATCTGTTTCTGGTTGCTTCAAGGGGCTGCTCAAACTTCATAGCAATGTAGCGTAGCCTTTGCGTCAGTCCTTCGATGCTTGCAAGAGCTGTTTTCATAACTCCCTTGGTGTTATCCTGAACTTTCAGGTGGCGAGCAGCTGTTGTGTTTTCTATTTGGGCAGAATACGAGTTCATATACCTGACAGCGTAGTAGCATGTTTTGCGCAGCTTCTTGATTGTCTCATTCGATGAAGTTAACCATTTGACCAGGTGCGTCACTTGATTTTCTAGCCTCTTGACATGGGTGTAGTGGTTGCCCCTCATTTCTTTGCCATATGCATTCTCCATGTATCTAATAGCCTCCATAGCAGCACTGTCTTCTGCATCTTCATAGCTATCTAAGATTGCACCTGGTATAGAACTCGGGACAAGTGAACCATCTAGGAATTCCAAAGTTGAAATGATAGTCACTGTTACACGATTCTTTCCGCCTGGGTATATTTTGTGCTGGTAAGTTGCAGGGGGTAGCTTTAGAGCTTTCAGCATGAGGTCAAATATGTGGGCATAAGGAATCACTATCAGGTAGTCATTATCCTGTAGGGACAAAGCAAGGGTAATTTTTTTTCTCACAAAATAATAGCTGAACCAATAGATGAGGATTTCAATTGGACATGGCAATTCGATCGAGGCTATCTCTACGATGAATGGAGTATAACAGGTGTTTAGAATATTACATTGGGCACAGGCGTTCCTGTCCTTGACGCCATTGATCCTAGGGAACCCTCGTGACAGACGATACCGATGTCCATGTCCTCCATGCGTGATCTGAGATTGAAGAGGATACTAAAGTGAGGAGAAAGGAAATAGAGAAGGAGATTGGAAAGCAAGGATGAATCAGAAGGAAATAGAGAAAGAGATTGCATAGCAAGTGATGAATCACCTCTTTCTGTACCAGGGGCTGATGGatcgctggtggagccacgccagtCAGTAGGGAGAACAGCCAGGAGCCCGTCGATTGGGGATTTAGGTCAAAAGTGTCCTCGAGCAGTGCTTATATACGATGCACAGGGTTAGAAAAATGTGAATGGGCTGGACCTGTATGGGCTTTTACAACTGCTTATGATGGGCTTGTCTCTGTGTTTATCACTCCTGAGTTTCGTCTGGCTTGGATCTGTCTGGTCATATTTACATACGTATATATTGAATGGAGTAAGAAAAAAGTTAATTATAGGTCTTGCAGGTAGTGGGTCAAGTTTCTGTGGATAGATGCAGGACTTTTTATCGTCAGAAGCAAAATACGCAAAAGCGTTGAGCTAAGAATTTTGAAGCATACACAGGTATGCGAAGTATATCATGATGTGTGCTTAATTTGATTAAAGCCTTGGGAATGTTAAAATATTCAGCCTTGGTGCTAAGATGTGAGGTGTTCAATGTTAAAATACAGGAATTTTTTGTATTTGCTAAGAGAGTTTTATTCTTAATTAATAAATTGTACAAAGGTCAGTGATTAAAGTTTAAGATTTAATAAAAATGAGAAGGGTGAGCACACAAATATAAACAAGAGAATACTTAGCATTGTAGTGGTTATAACATATATGTCCGGCGACATGGCTGAATGAGTATTTATAATGGATACAAACAGTTACTGAGGAGATAGGCGAAGCAGGGAGAGTTGCGGTAATATGTACAAGCCTTGAAAGTAGTCTGATATAGATCTTAAACAAGGAATTGATCAAAGAGAGCTTTCATGTGTCTTCACGAGGCCAAAGGATGGCTGTTGTTCAAAAGCTGATTGTTACTTGTCGTGGGGTGAAGACAGCGAGGGTCGAGGTACCAAGGATCAAGGCAGCAAGGCTCCATGCACAAAAGCATCTGGCATGAAAAACAGGAAAGTTTGTAAGCTACGATGTTGACATGGCAGGCTGCGTTTATGTGTTCCATGTTAAAGATAACAGAACGGAAACGATGGCAACggaaaatcaaggagaaagaagagATTGGAAGAACACACATACCGCTTTCTTATTCTCATCCGAAAGCTGGGTTCAGCTCAACTCTAACGTGGCTGATGAATCAGACGCTGCAACAGCCGGCTCACCTCTAGGATAATCAAATTTTCAGGAATTTATATGAATAGGAACACAAAATCCATAATATGGAATGAAGGAACAAAGTTTTTATAGGTCTAATTAGAATAGGAATAGAAGCTTTTTGCATGGTAGATTTATAGTTTGAAATAAGGTATAGTTTATATGAGCATTTATGGCTTTGGTAAGTAGATGGCAGCATATTATGCTTCGTTGTATAGAGAGTTCATACCTTTCTAGCTTAGGGATCTGATCATACGCAGGAATATCACCAACAGTATCAGTAATTTCATATCCCTGTGACAGAGTGAAACTAATTACTGCAAAGCATGTGAAATGGAAGCGAAAAAAAGATGTAGAAGAAATTAGGTCCAAAAGATATACTAACAGTGGCTGAAACAAAGGTTTTCATCAAAGTTGGGATGACCACTttgttctgttttttcttctgcCAAACAAGGACTTGGGCATGTGGCAGTCCATTTTTGTTAAATTCAGTGTTGTGGATAACTGTAAAAGAGGATATTAGCCGTGCATGTCTAAGGAAAATAAAGAAAGCGGAGATAAATCATCAGCCACATTACCAGCGATCACAAGCCCAAATATCTTCCCTTCTTTGATCTTTTGCAGATACTCAAGTAGCTTCGTGCGGTAGATACGATCAGTCTCAGCAGCCTTATTGATCTGCTGTTGTTCAGGCGTAAGCGTATTTGTTATTTGAGCCCACTTTGGGTTACATGTGAAGCTGGTGATTATATCAGGTAAGTTGTGGACATGGGAACCAGCCAGTCCATCACGATAGGCGTCAGCCATACAGCGAGCCTTGCCAGCATAGGACAATGGTATTATATTATTTTGAGTAATGTCTTCTTCATCAACTGTACCAAgcacaacaacatcatcatcaagctTTATGTTTTCAGCTTGCATGGTGTGCGGAAGTTTTCAGAAGAGACCTTCATTGAAAAGCAAGAAAATGATGAGATTTTGGACCTGTAGAGGTAGTAGCAAGCAAGAAATAACAAAATAGTAAGCAATCTGTGACAAATAGAGTTACATGGAGTGTCTATGCGTACAAATAGATCGTCCGGAACAATTTTTGCAACCTTCTAAACTATAATCAGAGGCACATGGGAAAAGTACTATAAGGAAGAAAGCAAAAAACTCGAAAAAAACGAAGGCACAACATACATATATTACACCGGTCTTAGATAGGACCACATATGTCATATTCATACAAAACGGGAGAATAGTCTGAGAATAAGACAATTCCTTAGGTGAAGCTATAAACATGGAGCTTCACATTTTATTTAGGTAATAAAGTAGGCTAAATATAATAACAGCCTGGCTCTTTCTAGAAAGAAGCAAGGTCTGATGGCGAAGTTATATATAGAAAGCTTCACTTGTCGATCAGCTTAGCAGGTCTTAGACAGTGCTCATGGGGATCGCACATAGTTTGCGCAGTCATCATCCATGTCTTGATGGTAATCTTCATCGAGTTCTTCATCAGAAAGGCCATCGTAGGTTGGTTGAGGCACATCATCCTCTGAGTACATGCCCTTTTCCTCTAGGAAGACACGCGCAGTGGCAGTAGTGCTTCCAAGAGTACCAATTGAATTTTGAATCTCTAAAATAGTCTGTTTTAGAGTGGAAAGAGACAAGCTAGCAGCAGGGTCTAAGGCAGTCGCAGCAAGATCATGGATCTTGTTTGATACAACATGCACTTCTTCCAGATAATTGGACAGCTCTTCAGTCATCTGTTTGATGGTTTTATTGCGCTGGTTGATTTCATCTGTTTTTTCTAACACTCTGTTTGAAAGTCTTGCATGAGCTTGCTTTTCTTGCTGTAGTCGATAGTAGTTTTAATCAGCAAGAACCTTGTTTTCATTGTTTTGCATGTATGTAATTGCTAGATCAGCTGCATGATCCATTGCTGCCTCTCCACTTACACATGTATGGCTCATTAATTTAGTCTGGCTTTTCAAAGCATCATAACGCTCTCTTGTACGGTGAAATTCAATCTGTGACCTAAATCCGCCTTGCTCAAGCGGACACACATGGTAAACTGGTTTTGGGAGCCCAAGCTTGTCAAACATTGCCTCGGCCAAAGATGTTGTGCGTAGCTCGACCAATTCCATGAGGACGGTTTCAAAAGATAGGCTCAAGGGGGTTGGCACAAGGCATAAATATAATGCACATTAAGAATAGTGAACATCGATGTCTTAAAATCGACATGCAGTAAGAGACTAATAGTGCTTTACTATATTTATCATGGAACAAAGTTGTAATATCATGAGGTTATGAATAGAGGCAATCAGTGACATTAGTCCATGAATGGGTAAATATTCATAGAGGCAAAAGATACAGGTTTTTAGAGAGGACAGGTAAAGCAGAGGTACTGACTATGTAGCTTGCTAAGATACAAGGTTGATCTCATTTCCTCTGCAATCGAGCAGCAGCAAGTAAACAAAGGGAAAGGGCGGAGGTCAAGGAAATTGAAGGAAAAGTAGTCAAGGAACTCACGCTTGATCCTGGAGAATTATAGTCCTGGTATCTGAAGGCTCAGCCTGATACTGGGAGTGGACAACAATAATGTCTGTAACCGCAATAATCCGGCCAATCACATCTACAAATAGCAGAACAAATGTAAGATGGCTCAATGGGAGTTAAAGAGGAAACAGGGCATACATCAGAACAGCATGGAAAGACTAACCAATGAAGCAAGGAGTGTGCGGGCCTGGCATCGGGATATCCGAAAAGGACATGAGGCTGTAAGTGCAGTACGGGAAATCTTCTTCATCACCCACCACAGGATCAACAGTACTAAAGTGAGTGAACAACATCATATACGGGCTATCAACAGCTCTGTAAGTGGGTTTTGATTGTTTGCACATGAATCTCTTCATCAGATAAACATCGCCTTCCCGCAAGATATCTTTCAGCCGTTCCGACAGCTCAGCAGGCATGCGGCCATACATGTGGGTGCCCTACACATTTCCATTAAAAGTTAGGCTAGAGGGTAGGATTGATAGTATGAGCATAGGTGTTGTAATAGAAAACAAACCTCTTTATCAAGCACCACGATGTCAGTATGCATGATGGCACCTTCATGAGTCCCACCTCGGTAGTACCAAATGCGAGACACCAGAACCTTAGCATTCCAGAACATCTCTCTGTCACTGATCTGCGAGAGAAGGCTGATCCTTTGGCTCGACATCTGCAGTATGCAAGAAAAACTTGAAAAGATGAATAGAAAGATAGAAAGAATGATCAAGTC encodes the following:
- the LOC123141303 gene encoding uncharacterized protein, translating into MEDMDIGIVCHEGSLGSMASRTGTPVPNDNDYLIVIPYAHIFDLMLKALKLPPATYQHKIYPGGKNRVTVTIISTLEFLDGSLVPSSIPGAILDSYEDAEDSAAMEAIRYMENAYGKEMRGNHYTHVKRLENQVTHLVKWLTSSNETIKKLRKTCYYAVRYMNSYSAQIENTTAARHLKVQDNTKGVMKTALASIEGLTQRLRYIAMKFEQPLEATRNRFW